The Benincasa hispida cultivar B227 chromosome 9, ASM972705v1, whole genome shotgun sequence genome has a segment encoding these proteins:
- the LOC120085434 gene encoding 60S ribosomal protein L39, with protein MPSHKTFRIKKKLAKKMRQNRPIPHWIRLRTDNTIRYNAKRRHWRRTKLGF; from the exons ATG CCGTCACACAAGACTTTCAGAATCAAGAAGAAGCTCGCGAAGAAGATGAGGCAGAATAGGCCAATCCCGCACTGGATCCGCCTGAGAACGGACAACACGATCAG ATACAACGCAAAGCGCAGGCACTGGCGTCGCACCAAGCTAGGGTTCTAA
- the LOC120084918 gene encoding uncharacterized mitochondrial protein AtMg00810-like — protein sequence MTGCNPVDTPVEFNIKLSDSVDKVPVNKDRYQSLVGKLIYLSHTRPDISYVVSVVSQLMQAPYEEHMKAVERILRYLKTTSGKGLMFRRTGKRCIEAYTDSDWESSIVDRKLMFRYYTFVRSNLIT from the coding sequence ATGACTGGATGTAATCCCGTGGATACTCCTgtggaatttaatattaagctTAGTGATTCTGTTGACAAAGTTCCTGTCAATAAAGATAGATACCAGTCTCTAGTGGGAAAATTGATCTACCTATCCCATACTAGACCGGATATATCCTACGTTGTCAGTGTAGTGAGTCAACTTATGCAAGCACCTTACGAGGAGCATATGAAGGCTGTGGAACGCATCCTGAGATACTTGAAAACTACTTCTGGTAAGGGTCTGATGTTTAGAAGAACTGGCAAAAGATGTATTGAAGcttacactgactctgattggGAAAGCTCCATTGTAGACAGAAAGTTGATGTTTAGGTACTATACCTTTGTACGGAGTAATCTTATTACCTAg